Proteins encoded in a region of the Bactrocera tryoni isolate S06 chromosome 4, CSIRO_BtryS06_freeze2, whole genome shotgun sequence genome:
- the LOC120773630 gene encoding antigen 5 like allergen Cul n 1 — translation MKIFFASVLTTFLALSTALEDYCDPELCRNTGGNKHIACNNNGNFHERCSPDARLVDLNFYIPLILNEHNERRNKVAAGNVTGYASAKRMSVMQWDDELADVATFNVKKCDCEYDGCRNVRRFKYTGQNIVSQGYTGKENAFSNKEIIQDAIQSWFEEYIGGSMTYMNNYPDDFDIYKEFSHFALMVTEASNYVGCAASRYKEEQYNTVLLTCNYASAALQNRPIYVEGPAASGCKSGKNDTYPALCSIAEVYE, via the exons atgaaaatattttttgcaagtgTATTAACAACGTTTTTAGCATTAAGCACCGCACTGGAAGACTATTGTGATCCGGAATTATGTAGAAATACGGGAGGAAACAAACAtattgcatgcaacaacaacggc AACTTCCATGAAAGATGTTCTCCTGATGCAAGATTGGTAGATTTGAACTTCTATATACCGTTAATTTTAAACGAGCACAATGAAAGACGAAACAAAGTGGCTGCCGGCAATGTAACGGGTTATGCGAGCGCTAAGCGTATGTCCGTAATGCAGTGGGACGATGAATTGGCTGATGTGGCTACCTTCAATGTGAAAAAATGCGATTGCGAATATGATGGCTGTCGAAATGTCAGGCGCTTCAAATATACCGGTCAAAATATTGTCAGTCAAGGTTACACCGGCAAGGAGAATGCTTTCAGTAATAAAGAAATCATTCAAGATGCTATCCAAAGTTGGTTTGAAGAATATATCGGTGGTTCAATGACTTACATGAATAACTATCCAGATGATTTTGATATTTA TAAAGAATTTTCACACTTTGCACTCATGGTTACCGAAGCAAGTAATTATGTGGGATGTGCCGCGTCACGCTACAAGGAGGAGCAATACAATACCGTTTTATTAACATGCAATTATGCTTCGGCTGCTCTGCAGAATCGTCCAATCTATGTAGAGGGTCCAGCTGCGTCGGGTTGCAAAAGTGGCAAAAATGACACATATCCGGCATTATGCTCCATCGCTGAGGTATATGAATAA